Proteins from a genomic interval of Musa acuminata AAA Group cultivar baxijiao chromosome BXJ1-9, Cavendish_Baxijiao_AAA, whole genome shotgun sequence:
- the LOC135593014 gene encoding sugar transport protein 7-like, with protein MAGGGVVHGPVGVAKERAQQYKGRVTPFVVMACLVAAVGGSIFGYDIGISGGVTSMDPFLKKFFPVVYRKKNSQSHNNYCEYDNQGLAAFTSSLYLAGLVASLAASPVTRKHGRRASIVCGGISFLVGATLNSAAVNLPMLILGRIMLGIGIGFGNQAVPLYLSEMAPAHLRGGLNMMFQLATTLGIFSANMINYGTEKIKPWGWRLSLGLAAAPAILMTIGGALLPETPNSLVEQGRAEEGRRVLEKIRGTNDVDAELQDMVEASELANSIEHPFRNILERRNRPQLVMAVLMPAFQILTGINSILFYAPVLFQSMGFGGNAALYSSVMTGAVLASSTLVSIATVDRWGRRALLIGGGLQMIVCQVAVAVILGVKFGGDKQLSKDFSIVVVVVFCLFVAAFGWSWGPLGWTVPSEIFPLETRSAGQSITVSVNLLFTFAIAQSFLSLLCSFKFGIFLFFAGWITIMTVFVYVFLPETKGVPIEEMILLWRKHWFWKRVMPPIEVADEGGPAEAELPDPRL; from the exons GAGGTGTCACAAGCATGGACCCGTTCCTGAAGAAGTTCTTCCCTGTCGTCTACCGCAAGAAGAACTCGCAGTCCCACAACAACTACTGCGAGTACGACAACCAGGGCCTCGCCGCCTTCACCTCCTCTCTCTACCTCGCCGGCCTCGTCGCCTCCCTTGCGGCCTCCCCCGTCACCAGGAAGCACGGCCGCCGCGCCAGCATCGTCTGTGGCGGCATCAGTTTCCTCGTCGGAGCCACCCTCAACTCCGCCGCCGTCAACCTGCCGATGCTGATCCTCGGCCGTATCATGCTCGGCATCGGTATCGGGTTCGGGAATCAG GCAGTTCCTCTCTACCTCTCCGAGATGGCGCCGGCGCACCTCCGCGGCGGCTTGAACATGATGTTCCAGCTCGCGACGACCCTCGGAATTTTCTCCGCCAATATGATCAACTACGGCACCGAGAAGATCAAGCCGTGGGGGTGGCGTCTTTCCCTCGGCCTGGCAGCGGCCCCCGCGATCCTGATGACCATCGGAGGCGCCCTCCTGCCGGAGACCCCCAACAGCCTCGTCGAACAAGGGCGGGCCGAGGAAGGCCGCCGCGTCCTGGAGAAGATCCGCGGCACCAACGACGTGGACGCCGAGCTCCAAGACATGGTCGAAGCCAGCGAGCTCGCCAACTCCATCGAGCACCCCTTCCGGAACATACTGGAGCGCCGGAACCGGCCTCAGCTCGTCATGGCCGTCCTCATGCCCGCGTTCCAGATCCTGACGGGCATCAACTCCATCCTCTTCTACGCGCCGGTGCTGTTCCAGAGCATGGGCTTCGGTGGGAACGCGGCGCTCTACTCCTCCGTCATGACCGGCGCCGTGCTCGCCTCCTCCACGCTTGTTTCCATCGCCACCGTCGACAGGTGGGGGAGAAGAGCGCTGCTGATCGGCGGCGGATTACAGATGATCGTGTGCCAGGTTGCAGTGGCCGTCATACTAGGCGTCAAGTTCGGCGGCGACAAGCAGCTGTCGAAAGACTTCTCCATCGTCGTCGTCGTGGTGTTCTGCCTCTTCGTTGCCGCCTTTGGGTGGTCGTGGGGGCCGCTGGGGTGGACGGTCCCGAGCGAGATATTCCCGCTGGAGACGAGGTCGGCCGGGCAGAGCATCACGGTGTCGGTGAACCTCCTCTTCACCTTCGCCATCGCCCAGTCCTTCCTCAGCCTCCTCTGCTCCTTCAAGTTcggcatcttcctcttcttcgccgGTTGGATCACCATAATGACCGTCTTCGTCTACGTCTTCCTCCCGGAGACCAAAGGGGTGCCTATCGAGGAGATGATACTGCTGTGGAGGAAGCACTGGTTCTGGAAGAGAGTCATGCCACCTATCGAAGTGGCGGATGAAGGCGGACCAGCAGAAGCAGAGTTGCCTGATCCGAGGCTTTAA
- the LOC135593015 gene encoding extensin-like, whose protein sequence is MGAAVLRSQDCLQGRLHLDAFGSRSPQLPSTKPHRKKPPVSSATTPMKPGRGCPPRSTPSPPPKAKPPRPVRQWPSPEDEGATDGMTRPRRVLVMEEVKILKRGEQLKPVASPPADALPDWADLVFCPTSRLGPGPDDLPRKLGFFDLKPVYAGPGFVVSPSPSSLPLPSFCLKKSGVAGK, encoded by the coding sequence ATGGGTGCAGCAGTGCTCCGATCCCAGGATTGCCTCCAAGGGCGACTACATCTCGACGCCTTCGGATCTCGTTCTCCGCAGCTGCCGTCGACGAAGCCCCATCGGAAGAAGCCCCCTGTCTCGTCCGCCACCACTCCGATGAAGCCTGGCCGAGGCTGCCCTCCGCGATCGACCCCGTCGCCGCCTCCTAAGGCCAAACCGCCGCGGCCCGTAAGGCAATGGCCATCGCCCGAGGACGAAGGCGCCACCGACGGCATGACGCGCCCAAGGAGGGTTCTCGTCATGGAGGAGGTGAAGATCCTGAAGCGCGGCGAGCAGTTGAAGCCGGTGGCGTCCCCGCCCGCGGATGCCCTACCGGACTGGGCCGACTTGGTTTTTTGCCCGACGAGTCGGCTCGGGCCGGGCCCGGACGACCTGCCGAGGAAGTTAGGGTTCTTCGATCTCAAACCCGTGTACGCTGGGCCGGGGTTCGTCGTCTCCCCCTCGCCGAGCTCACTCCCCTTGCCGAGTTTCTGCTTAAAGAAGTCTGGTGTGGCCGGGAAATAA
- the LOC103997829 gene encoding ATP synthase delta chain, chloroplastic-like — protein sequence MATLRSSTAGVRASAASSPAASVPVSSSLLRLPSARRLRLPSLKLSRSRPHRGAAGAAMMDTAASSYANALAEVAKSNGTLEATVADMEKVDRLFADPAVQSFFANPTVAPEKKREILAEISSSSELQPHTVNFLNILVDMSRIDIIAEIVKEFDACYNHITGTELAVVTSVVDMGEDDVAQIAQTVKRLTGAKKVRIKAVLDPSLIAGFTIRYGSSGSKFIDMSVKKQLDEIASQLDFSSITLA from the coding sequence ATGGCCACCCTCCGCTCGTCCACCGCCGGTGTCCGCGCATCCGCCGCGTCCTCCCCAGCCGCCTCGGTCCCCgtatcctcctccctcctccgccTTCCCTCcgcccgccgcctccgcctcccctCCCTCAAGCTCTCCCGGAGCCGCCCCCACCGCGGGGCAGCCGGTGCCGCCATGATGGACACGGCCGCGTCGAGCTACGCAAACGCCCTCGCGGAAGTGGCGAAGTCGAACGGCACCCTGGAGGCGACGGTGGCCGACATGGAGAAGGTGGACCGCCTCTTCGCGGACCCGGCGGTGCAGTCCTTCTTCGCCAACCCCACGGTGGCGCCGGAGAAGAAGCGGGAGATCTTGGCGGAGATCTCCAGCTCCTCCGAGCTGCAGCCGCACACCGTCAACTTCCTCAACATCCTCGTCGACATGAGCCGGATCGACATCATCGCCGAGATCGTGAAGGAGTTCGACGCGTGCTACAACCACATCACGGGGACGGAGCTCGCGGTGGTGACGTCGGTGGTGGACATGGGGGAGGATGACGTCGCCCAGATCGCGCAGACGGTGAAGAGGCTCACCGGAGCGAAGAAGGTGAGGATCAAGGCGGTGCTCGACCCCTCGCTCATCGCCGGGTTCACCATCCGGTACGGATCGTCGGGGTCCAAGTTCATCGACATGAGCGTCAAGAAGCAGCTCGACGAGATCGCCTCGCAGCTCGACTTCTCCTCCATCACCCTCGCCTGA